A DNA window from Gigantopelta aegis isolate Gae_Host chromosome 4, Gae_host_genome, whole genome shotgun sequence contains the following coding sequences:
- the LOC121372577 gene encoding blastula protease 10-like, producing MGQRIGLSFMDVKTANDLYQCSAHCSNSIKCNNGGVVGPDCTCLCPWGLSGYNCDDVKYSTADCGGVLRQQDGSISSPGYPNRYHDDTTCHWLILGPPGSTIKLWFNHFEMEEDYEGPCDYDWLEVRTLGPHLAGLKLCGSGPSTSLDYPGNALYLRFHCDESYSEYSGFEAGYSISGGYNDYDW from the exons ATGGGTCAGCGGATTGGTCTCAGCTTCATGGACGTCAAAACTGCTAACGATCTCTACCAGTGCAGTG CTCATTGCTCGAATTCGATCAAGTGTAATAATGGAGGTGTGGTCGGACCCGACTGTACGTGTTTGTGTCCTTGGGGACTAAGCGGATATAACTGTGACGATGTCAAGTATTCAACGGCAG ATTGTGGTGGCGTGCTGCGACAACAAGACGGTTCCATCTCATCTCCCGGCTACCCAAACCGTTACCATGACGACACAACTTGTCATTGGCTTATTTTG GGGCCACCGGGTTCCACCATCAAGTTATGGTTTAACCATTTTGAAATGGAGGAAGATTACGAGGGTCCTTGTGATTACGACTGGCTGGAGGTTCGAACACTTGGACCACACTTAGCAGGGCTCAA acTGTGTGGTTCAGGTCCATCTACATCGTTGGACTACCCAGGCAATGCACTCTACTTGCGCTTTCATTGTGATGAGTCATATAGCGAATACAGTGGCTTTGAGGCAGGCTACTCTATTTCTGGAGGCTACAATGATTATGACTGGTGA